The proteins below come from a single Arthrobacter sp. B1I2 genomic window:
- a CDS encoding HIT family protein, with protein MSTIFTKILKGEIPGRFVWREDDVSAFLTTGPLADGHTLVVPTEEVDRWTDAPPETLAKVMEVARRIGAVQVDVFGARRAGLIVAGYEVNHLHVHVWPSQSMADFDFGSADQNPDPAVLDANAEKLREGLRAAGYGEFVPAS; from the coding sequence ATGAGCACGATTTTCACGAAGATCCTGAAGGGCGAGATCCCGGGCCGTTTTGTGTGGCGCGAGGACGACGTTTCGGCGTTCCTCACCACCGGGCCGCTCGCGGACGGCCACACGCTGGTGGTTCCCACCGAAGAAGTTGACCGCTGGACGGATGCCCCGCCGGAAACCCTTGCCAAAGTCATGGAAGTGGCCCGGCGCATCGGTGCGGTCCAGGTGGACGTTTTCGGGGCGCGGCGGGCGGGCCTGATCGTGGCCGGCTACGAAGTCAACCATCTGCACGTCCACGTGTGGCCATCGCAAAGTATGGCCGACTTTGACTTCGGCTCGGCGGACCAGAATCCGGATCCCGCAGTCCTGGACGCCAACGCGGAGAAATTGCGCGAAGGCCTCCGCGCGGCCGGCTACGGGGAGTTCGTTCCGGCGTCGTAA
- a CDS encoding NAD(P)-dependent alcohol dehydrogenase, producing the protein MTPGRPVPPPLANPIAPAQPVNPVRPLAAAAGSTAGAAAAEGAGVTAAAYGAVSGDSGLVPLTVARRAPKADDVEIAIEFCGLCHSDVHATRGEWGGQTYPLVPGHEIVGTVSRVGPGVTEFAVGDRVGVGCMVDSCRECDSCLDGLEQYCENGMTGTYGAKDRRNGGAISQGGYSTSIVVDRRYVLRVPESLDPAAVAPLLCAGVTTFSPLRHFDVGEGDVVGVVGLGGLGHMAVKLAKAMGARVVVFTTSESKVAAALELGADEVVLSRDEAAMAAADRTIDLIIDTVAAPHDLNPFFRALRVDGALFQLGLPSEAMPPVNPGALIRRRIAYAGSLIGGIAETQEMLDFCAGHGVVADIEMVTAGQLNEAYDRMVAGDVKYRFVLDTGTLREEAREADA; encoded by the coding sequence ATGACACCAGGACGTCCCGTACCACCGCCTCTTGCTAATCCCATAGCCCCCGCCCAACCCGTAAACCCCGTTCGACCCCTGGCCGCCGCTGCCGGCAGTACAGCCGGGGCAGCTGCGGCGGAAGGCGCCGGCGTGACCGCCGCAGCCTACGGTGCAGTCTCCGGGGACAGCGGACTGGTGCCGCTGACGGTTGCCCGGCGGGCGCCCAAAGCGGATGACGTGGAGATCGCCATCGAGTTCTGCGGGCTCTGCCACTCGGATGTGCACGCAACCCGTGGGGAATGGGGCGGCCAGACGTACCCCCTGGTACCCGGCCATGAAATCGTGGGAACCGTCAGCAGGGTTGGCCCGGGCGTCACGGAATTCGCCGTGGGCGACCGCGTGGGCGTGGGCTGCATGGTGGACTCCTGCCGTGAGTGCGACAGTTGCCTTGACGGCCTGGAGCAGTACTGCGAAAACGGGATGACCGGCACCTACGGCGCAAAGGACCGGCGGAACGGCGGCGCCATCAGCCAGGGCGGCTACTCCACGTCCATCGTGGTGGACCGCCGTTACGTGCTCCGGGTCCCCGAGTCGCTGGACCCGGCCGCTGTCGCGCCCCTGCTGTGCGCCGGCGTCACCACGTTCTCGCCGCTGCGCCACTTCGACGTCGGGGAAGGCGACGTGGTGGGCGTCGTCGGGCTTGGCGGGCTCGGTCACATGGCCGTCAAGCTGGCAAAGGCGATGGGGGCAAGGGTGGTGGTGTTCACCACCTCGGAGTCCAAGGTTGCGGCCGCGCTGGAGCTTGGAGCGGACGAGGTTGTCCTGTCCCGTGATGAGGCCGCCATGGCTGCCGCGGACCGGACCATCGACCTGATTATTGATACCGTTGCCGCCCCGCATGACCTGAACCCCTTCTTCCGCGCCCTGCGCGTGGACGGGGCATTGTTCCAGTTGGGACTGCCGTCCGAGGCCATGCCGCCGGTCAATCCGGGGGCCCTGATCAGGCGCAGGATCGCCTACGCCGGATCCCTGATCGGGGGCATCGCCGAAACCCAGGAGATGCTGGACTTCTGTGCTGGGCACGGCGTGGTGGCCGACATTGAGATGGTGACCGCCGGGCAGCTGAATGAGGCGTACGACCGGATGGTGGCAGGAGACGTAAAGTACCGGTTTGTGCTGGACACCGGCACACTGCGGGAAGAAGCCAGGGAGGCAGACGCATGA
- a CDS encoding beta-ketoacyl-ACP synthase III, translated as MKLTLAQGPAGTEIAGLGHAQPARIMDNHELEAMMDTNDEWIRQRTGIVTRRIAGEGETVVDLAVPAARMALADSGVAAADIDLVVVATTTAAERSPNTAGRVAEALGLGRDGRGPGILDVNTACSGFEYALAVADQAIRSGSASHAIVVGAETLSAVTDWTDRATAVLTADGAGAAVVRPSARPRIGPVVWGSEDGMADAVRISPPTGRFSQNGREVLRWALTKAPERARETVAKAGLALDDIQVLAAHQANLRIIEPLAEALGLSDRIVITDVTESGNTSAASVPLGLSKWWHSGKIPADVPALLFGFGGGFTYAGMVAMTPRRS; from the coding sequence ATGAAGCTCACGCTTGCCCAGGGACCGGCAGGGACAGAAATCGCAGGGCTCGGCCACGCACAGCCCGCGCGCATCATGGACAACCATGAGCTCGAAGCCATGATGGACACGAACGATGAGTGGATCCGCCAACGCACCGGCATCGTCACAAGGCGTATTGCCGGCGAGGGCGAGACAGTGGTGGACCTTGCGGTTCCCGCGGCCCGGATGGCACTGGCCGATTCGGGGGTCGCTGCCGCGGACATCGACCTCGTGGTGGTTGCCACGACGACGGCCGCCGAACGCTCCCCCAACACCGCCGGCCGCGTAGCCGAGGCGCTGGGGTTGGGACGGGACGGCCGGGGCCCGGGAATCCTGGATGTCAACACGGCCTGTTCCGGTTTCGAGTACGCCCTTGCCGTGGCCGACCAGGCCATCCGCAGCGGAAGCGCCTCCCACGCGATCGTGGTCGGTGCGGAAACCCTGTCGGCGGTCACTGACTGGACGGACCGCGCGACGGCGGTGCTCACCGCCGACGGTGCCGGTGCCGCCGTCGTGCGCCCGTCCGCGAGGCCCCGGATTGGGCCGGTGGTGTGGGGGTCGGAGGACGGGATGGCCGACGCTGTACGCATCTCCCCGCCCACGGGCAGGTTTTCGCAGAACGGCCGCGAGGTGTTGCGGTGGGCCCTTACCAAGGCGCCGGAACGTGCCCGCGAAACGGTGGCCAAAGCGGGACTGGCCTTGGACGACATCCAGGTCCTGGCCGCGCACCAGGCCAACCTTCGCATCATTGAACCGCTTGCGGAAGCCCTGGGCCTGTCGGACCGGATTGTCATTACCGATGTCACTGAATCAGGGAACACATCCGCCGCGAGCGTACCGCTCGGGCTGAGCAAATGGTGGCATTCCGGAAAAATCCCGGCGGACGTCCCCGCACTGCTGTTCGGCTTCGGCGGCGGCTTCACCTATGCAGGCATGGTGGCGATGACGCCGCGACGGAGCTGA
- a CDS encoding sulfurtransferase, whose translation MKPLMDIPALEARLAAGHRTVLLDVRWVLGDPHGHEHYLAEHLPGAVFVDLASGLADPAVPDRGRHPLPSAAQFQEFARSWGIRNGDVVVAYDDSANMAAARLWWMLRDAGLAEVYLLDGGLGAWRAAGLPLESGPVHPARGDVELGSGQMPVLDAGTAAAWPHKGLLLDARAGERYRGEVEPVDPRAGHIPGAVSAPTTGNVDDAGRFLPRAELRRRFESLGVQADRPVAVYCGSGVTAAHEVAALELAGFPAALYPGSFSEWSNRPELAVATGPEPWESGAGRGEGGTPAGNFAWGGGSVEL comes from the coding sequence ATGAAACCGCTGATGGATATCCCCGCCCTCGAAGCGAGGCTTGCCGCCGGGCACCGGACCGTGCTGCTGGATGTGCGGTGGGTGCTGGGAGATCCGCACGGCCACGAACACTATCTCGCCGAACACCTGCCGGGCGCGGTGTTCGTGGACCTCGCGTCCGGGCTTGCGGACCCGGCAGTCCCGGACCGGGGGCGGCACCCCCTGCCGTCTGCCGCGCAGTTCCAGGAGTTTGCCCGGAGCTGGGGCATCAGGAACGGCGACGTCGTGGTCGCCTACGATGACAGCGCGAACATGGCCGCGGCCAGGCTGTGGTGGATGCTCCGGGACGCCGGCCTCGCCGAGGTTTACCTTCTCGACGGCGGCCTGGGCGCCTGGCGTGCCGCCGGCCTGCCGCTTGAGTCAGGCCCCGTCCATCCCGCGCGGGGAGACGTGGAACTGGGCAGCGGACAGATGCCCGTGCTCGACGCCGGTACTGCCGCCGCCTGGCCGCACAAAGGCCTGTTGCTCGACGCAAGGGCGGGGGAGAGGTACCGGGGCGAGGTGGAGCCCGTTGATCCCCGTGCCGGCCATATTCCCGGAGCGGTGAGCGCCCCCACCACGGGGAACGTGGACGACGCCGGGCGGTTCCTGCCCCGGGCGGAGCTGCGCCGGAGGTTCGAGTCCCTCGGCGTGCAGGCTGACCGGCCGGTGGCCGTCTACTGCGGGTCCGGTGTCACGGCGGCCCATGAGGTGGCTGCGCTGGAGCTCGCCGGGTTCCCGGCCGCGCTGTACCCCGGCTCCTTTTCGGAGTGGTCCAACCGGCCCGAACTGGCGGTGGCCACTGGCCCGGAACCCTGGGAGAGCGGAGCGGGCCGCGGCGAGGGTGGAACGCCGGCTGGAAACTTCGCCTGGGGCGGGGGTAGCGTCGAACTATGA